The nucleotide window CGTAGGACGGGCATGGCCAGGTCGGGCGGATGCCGATGGTGACGAGGCCGTCCGAATGTTCCGCCGCGGAGATGGCGTCCCGCATCACGGAGTGGTAGGCCTCCACGTCCTGGATGAGCTGGTCGGCGGGCAGTACCATCATGGTGGCGTCCGGATCGCGGGCGGCGACGAGACCGATGCCGAGGGCGACAGCCGGCGCGGTATCGCGCTTGGCGGGTTCGGCGAAGATGTTTTCCGCAGGCAACATCGAGGCGACTTCACGGACCCCGGCTTCCTGCTGCGAGTTGGTGAGGATCAGGATGTTTTCAAGAGGCACGAGGCCTTCGAGGCGGCGGATGGTTTGTTCGAGAAGGGTATCGTCTCCGAAAAGCTGGAGGAGCTGCTTCGGGCGCGTGTTCCGGCTCAGCGGCCAGAAGCGCGTGCCGGATCCTCCGGCGAGGATCAGGGCGTAGGTTGCACGGGAGGATGGCATGGCGCGGCCATCCTACCGGCGGTCCGGCGATCGGGAAGCGGAAACGAGGTTCCTTCGTTTCCGGGGTTGTCGCGGGGTGACAAGTTGCTAGATTGTCCGCATGCAGACTGACTCCGCGGACACGCAGCGTGACTGGATCGAAACCACGGCCCTGGTGGCTCCCGGCCTTCTTGGTGCGGCGGCCGGGATGCTGTTGTCCGATCTGATGCACCGCAACGCGCGCCGTGGCGTGGCCATCGCCCTCGGCGGCCTTGGCATCGCGGCGCTGGTGCCGCTGCTTGTCGGCGGCATCGCCAACAAGGTCAACGGCCCGGAATCCGCACGTGGCGCGCGCCGCCGTCTCGCTGGCATCCGCGATGCCGGTGACGGCCTCTCCGATTTCCACGATGTGGATGAGGACTTGCGCGAGCAGGGCGTGATCTGATCAAGAAGCAAGGAAGGTTCCTCCTCCCTGAACCCGCCTGAAGGCTCAACTCCTTTAGAGTCCCGCCATGCCGGTGCCGCCGCTGAGCCAGATCCCGTCCCACGTTGTCGCCTTGGACGACTACGAGGCGCTGGCTCGCGCGCACATGGACGAGGCCGCATGGGCCTACATCGCAGGTGCTTCCGCGGACGAATGCACGATGCGGGAAAACCACGAGGCTTTCTGCCGCCTGAAGCTTTCCCCGCGCGTGCTCGGCGACTTCACCGGCGCGAGTACGAAGATTGAACTCTTCGGCCGCACCTTCGCCCATCCGGTGTTTCTCGCACCCACCGCCTTCCACAAGCTCGTCCATCCGGATGGCGAACTCGCCACCGTGCTCGGAGCGGCGGCAATGGAGGCGGGCATGGTCGTCAGCACCTCCGCCACGGTGCTGTTGGAGGACATTGCCGCCGCGGCCCGGATGCCGCTGTGGTTCCAGCTCTACATGCAGCCGGATTCCGCTCACACGCTGGAGTTGGTGAGCCGTGCGGAAGCAGCAGGTTATGAAGCGTTGGTCCTCACCGTGGATGCCCCGGTCAGCGGCCTCCGCAACCGTGAACAACGCGCCGGATTCCAGATCCCCTTCGGCATCGAGCCGGTGAATCTCCGCAATCGCCCGGCGTTGCCATTGTGCGACTCCGTGTTCGATCCCGCCTACATCGCACATCTGCCGCGCTGGAAGGATCTCGCCTGGTTGCGATCCCACACGAAGCTGCCGATTATTCTCAAAGGCATCCTCTCCGCCGCCGATGCCGCCCTGGCCTTGGATGCAGGAGTCGATGGCATCGTCGTGTCCAATCATGGCGGACGTACGCTGGATGGAGTACCCGCTGCGATTGATATGCTCCCCGCGATTGCGGATGAAATCGGCGGGCGTATCCCGATCCTCATGGATGGTGGCATCCGCCGCGGCACGGATGTGCTGAAGGCCCTCGCCCTCGGAGCCTCCGCCGTGATGGTGGGCCGCCCGATTCTCTACGGCCTCGCCGTTGCGGGTCCCGTCGGTGTCGCACACGTCCTGAAAATCCTCCGCACCGAATTGGAGGTCGCCATGCTTCTCAGTGGTTGCCCGACCATCGCCTCCATCTCGCGCGAGGTCTTGGTGTGACCGTGGCGGCGGTTTCCAACCCGCCAAGCTCTGTCACTCTCCCAACACCCGCTCATACGCCCGGATCACCTTGCCGGTCATCGCCTCCAGCGTCACCTCTGTCGCCACCAGATCGAACGACGGCTGCAACCGCGCCTTCAGTCCCGGCAGATCCGCCAGCGCGTGCTTCAATCCGCGCTCCAGCTCATCCACCGAATACGGCTGCATCAGCGCCTCATCCGGCAGGAACTCCGCCGCGAAACCCACCCGTGTGGAAATGCACGGCACCTTCATGTGCAGCGCTTCCGCCAGCGTGTAGGGACCGCCCTCATTCCGGGACGCCACCACGAACAGATCCGCGCAGCCCATCAGGCCCACGGCATCATCGCGATGCCCCGCCATCCACACCCGGTCATGGAGCGCATGCCTCTCAAGCAACGTCTCCAGCTCGGGCCGCTGCAGGCCCTCGCCCACCATCCACAAATAAAACCCCGGCACGCGGGCCATCGCCTCCAGCAGCAGATCCATGCCCTTTGCCGGAACCAAGCGGCCCACGGTGCAGAACACCGGCTGACCGTTGGCGGGAAAGGGGGGCTTCGTCGCCATCGCCGCCTCACGGGTTCCCGCAGGCGGGGGAGCGATCGAGTTCCAGATCACCGTGGCGGGCAGCCCCTTGAGGGATTCCTTCACCTGGGCGCTCGCGGTGATGATCGCATCGTAGCCGCGGAAGGGACGGTTGGTGGACTTCGTGTTCTGGACCGTCGCCACCCGCTTGATCCCCGGCAGGAAGCGGCGGATCGCCTTCACCAGCGCCCCGGCCTTGTTGGCGTGGGCATGGACGATCTGCGGCTTGCGGCTGAGAATGTTGTTCCGCAGCTCGAGGAGGTTGAAGGGATTGATCCGCCCGCGGTCCATCCGGTGCGGGACAAAGGTCACCTGCGGCGAAAAATGCGGGCGCATCGTCTCATCCGCCACCACTGAAACCTCATGGCCGATCGCGGCCTGGCGGTTCGCCAGTTCGATGACGTTCTTCTCCAGTCCTCCTTTTTCGCCGACGCTGGCGAGCACATGACACACGCGGATCACGGGGGCAGGCTAGGAAACCCCGGCCGGATGCCAAGTTCCAACGCCGTTTGCAAATTGCCCCCTCCGAACTTGATCCCCGCGCCGCCGCCCCCCACGCTGCCCGCCATGAGTCTGTTGCGTCGCTTCAAGGATTGGAACGAAATCCGCTGCTGGGAAAGCAAAGGCCGGCCTTCGCCGCCGCCGCATGCCATCAAGCAGCAGGTCCTCCGCGAGTTCGCGCAGCGCTACGGCCTCGAGGTTCTGGTCGAGACCGGCACCTTCAAGGGCGACATGATGGAGGCCATGAAAAAGGACTTCCGCCAGCTCTACTCCATCGAACTGGCCCCGCATTTCCACGAGCGCGCCGTCCAGCGCTTCGTCAGCGACCCGAACATCACCATCCTCAAGGGCGACAGCGGCAAGGTCCTCGAAACCCTCGTCCCCAAGCTGGAAGGCCCGACCCTGTTCTGGCTCGACGGCCACTATTCTAAGGGCGACACCGCCCGCGGTGACGAGGACACCCCGATCATGCATGAGCTGGCGCATATCTTCGCCCGCCCGGAATTGAAGTCCGTCATCCTCATCGATGATGCCCGCTGCTTCATGGGCCAGACCGAGCAGGTCTATCCCTCGCTGGAAAGTGTCCGCGAGTTCGTGGCGAAGCACCGCCCGGACTTCACCTTCGACATCGATACGGACTCGATCCGCATCGCTCCGAAGTCCTGACCCAGGCCATGAGCGAGAACGTCCGCGCGGACAAGTGGCTGTGGGCGACGCGTTTCTTCAAGACACGCTCCGCCGCCGCGAAGGCCTGCGAAGGCGGCAAGATCAAACGCGCGGGCCATCCGGTGAAGCCCGCCACCCCCCTGCATCCCGGGGATGTGCTGGAGGTGCCGTTTCATGATGGCCCGGGCATCCGCACCATCACCGTGACGGGCTTGATCGATCAACGCGTCGGCGCGCCCCAGGCTCAGGCCTGCTATATGGAAAGCACGCCTCCCGAAGTGATTGCGGCGAACAAGGAGTTCCTGAAGGAGAAGCACGAACGCCGCCTCGAAGGTGGCATGCTCGGCCGCCCCACCAAAAAGGACCGCCGGGACATTCAGAAGTTCCGGGGATTCTTTGAATGAGATACGGGGTCTGGCAGGTAGCG belongs to Luteolibacter ambystomatis and includes:
- a CDS encoding alpha-hydroxy acid oxidase, whose product is MPVPPLSQIPSHVVALDDYEALARAHMDEAAWAYIAGASADECTMRENHEAFCRLKLSPRVLGDFTGASTKIELFGRTFAHPVFLAPTAFHKLVHPDGELATVLGAAAMEAGMVVSTSATVLLEDIAAAARMPLWFQLYMQPDSAHTLELVSRAEAAGYEALVLTVDAPVSGLRNREQRAGFQIPFGIEPVNLRNRPALPLCDSVFDPAYIAHLPRWKDLAWLRSHTKLPIILKGILSAADAALALDAGVDGIVVSNHGGRTLDGVPAAIDMLPAIADEIGGRIPILMDGGIRRGTDVLKALALGASAVMVGRPILYGLAVAGPVGVAHVLKILRTELEVAMLLSGCPTIASISREVLV
- a CDS encoding glycosyltransferase encodes the protein MIRVCHVLASVGEKGGLEKNVIELANRQAAIGHEVSVVADETMRPHFSPQVTFVPHRMDRGRINPFNLLELRNNILSRKPQIVHAHANKAGALVKAIRRFLPGIKRVATVQNTKSTNRPFRGYDAIITASAQVKESLKGLPATVIWNSIAPPPAGTREAAMATKPPFPANGQPVFCTVGRLVPAKGMDLLLEAMARVPGFYLWMVGEGLQRPELETLLERHALHDRVWMAGHRDDAVGLMGCADLFVVASRNEGGPYTLAEALHMKVPCISTRVGFAAEFLPDEALMQPYSVDELERGLKHALADLPGLKARLQPSFDLVATEVTLEAMTGKVIRAYERVLGE
- a CDS encoding RNA-binding S4 domain-containing protein — translated: MSENVRADKWLWATRFFKTRSAAAKACEGGKIKRAGHPVKPATPLHPGDVLEVPFHDGPGIRTITVTGLIDQRVGAPQAQACYMESTPPEVIAANKEFLKEKHERRLEGGMLGRPTKKDRRDIQKFRGFFE